The following coding sequences lie in one Rutidosis leptorrhynchoides isolate AG116_Rl617_1_P2 chromosome 4, CSIRO_AGI_Rlap_v1, whole genome shotgun sequence genomic window:
- the LOC139841533 gene encoding uncharacterized protein, with protein sequence MTAVQAADATGTITGHVFVHHRALFVLFDSGSTHSIVSIKSSKYLKVSPTWLSTPFMISTPMDSIEIIDRVFQNCRLEFNDCMFPANLFPMTMHNFDIILGMDWLSRHHATIDCYSKRFLFGNHSIHDCVFNGDLPVKSIKVISALMAQKLISHGCVGYFASIQNLSIESPSFENIEVVREFPDVFPDELQGLLPVREVEF encoded by the exons ATGACTGCTGTTCAGGCTGCTGACGCTACAG GTACTATTACTGGTCATGTATTTGTACACCATCGTGCCCTCTTCGTTCTATTTGATTCTGGCTCTACGCACTCCATTGTTTCTATTAAGAGCTCAAAATATTTGAAAGTGTCTCCAACTTGGTTGTCTACTCCATTTATGATCTCTACCCCAATGGATAGTattgaaattatagatcgtgtGTTTCAAAACTGCCGTTTGGAATTCAATGACTGCATGTTTCCCGCAAATCTCTTTCCTATGACCATGCATAACTTTGACATTATTCTTGGCATGGATTGGTTATCTCGCCATCACGCGACTATCGATTGTTATTCTAAGAGGTTTTTGTTTGGAAATCATTCTATACACGATTGTGTCTTTAATGGTGATCTTCCTGTAAAATCTATTAAGGTTATCTCAGCGCTTATGGCGCAAAAGCTCATTTCACATGGTTGTGTTGGTTATTTTGCTTCTATTCAGAATCTGTCTATCGAGAGTCCTTCGTTCGAAAATATTGAGGTTGTTCGAgagtttcctgatgtatttcctgacgaattgcaGGGTTTGCTTCCAGTTCGTGAAGTTGAATTTTAG